The Amycolatopsis viridis genome window below encodes:
- the dapC gene encoding succinyldiaminopimelate transaminase: MNRGGTGLPDFPWDSLAEPTARAKSHPGGVVDLSIGTPVDPVPESIRAALASVSEIPGYPTTHGTPELRAAAVEALRRRHGVTGVDPAAVLPTIGSKELVAWLPRLLGAEPGDTVVIPELAYPTYEVGALLAGAGVLRSDDPRELTEPPAMLWLNSPSNPTGRVLSAGTLRGIVEWARERDVIVVSDECYLALGWEADPVSILHPSVCGGRHDNLLAVHSLSKSANLASYRAGFVTGDPELVAGLLAVRKHAGMIVPRPVQEAMTAALADDNALETQRERYARRRVVLHKALQDNGFDIDHSEAGLYLWATRGEDAWQTVQWLSERGILVAPGTFYGPAGGRHVRIALTATDERIEAAAERLQ; encoded by the coding sequence ATGAACCGCGGCGGTACCGGTCTGCCCGACTTCCCCTGGGACTCGCTCGCCGAGCCCACGGCGCGGGCGAAGTCCCACCCCGGTGGCGTGGTCGACCTGTCGATCGGCACACCGGTCGATCCAGTGCCGGAGTCGATCCGGGCGGCGCTGGCGTCGGTCTCCGAGATCCCGGGCTACCCGACCACGCACGGCACACCCGAGCTGCGCGCCGCGGCCGTCGAGGCGCTGCGCCGGCGGCACGGCGTGACGGGCGTGGACCCGGCGGCGGTGCTGCCCACGATCGGCTCCAAGGAGCTCGTCGCGTGGCTGCCGCGGCTGCTCGGCGCCGAGCCGGGGGACACCGTGGTGATCCCGGAACTGGCGTACCCGACGTATGAGGTGGGTGCGCTGCTGGCCGGTGCCGGCGTGCTGCGCAGCGACGATCCGCGCGAGCTCACCGAGCCGCCCGCGATGCTCTGGTTGAACTCGCCGTCCAACCCGACCGGCCGCGTGCTCAGCGCCGGAACGCTCCGCGGCATCGTGGAGTGGGCGCGTGAGCGGGACGTGATCGTGGTCTCCGACGAGTGCTACCTCGCGCTCGGCTGGGAGGCCGATCCGGTGTCGATCCTGCACCCCTCGGTGTGCGGCGGCCGCCACGACAACCTGCTGGCCGTGCACTCGCTGTCCAAGTCCGCGAACCTGGCGAGCTACCGCGCCGGGTTCGTCACCGGTGACCCGGAGCTGGTCGCCGGGCTGCTGGCGGTGCGCAAGCACGCCGGCATGATCGTGCCGCGTCCGGTGCAGGAGGCGATGACCGCCGCGCTGGCCGACGACAACGCGCTGGAGACCCAGCGCGAACGCTACGCGCGCCGCCGCGTGGTGCTGCACAAGGCGTTGCAGGACAACGGATTCGACATCGACCACTCCGAGGCCGGGCTGTACCTGTGGGCCACCCGCGGGGAGGACGCCTGGCAGACCGTGCAGTGGCTGTCCGAGCGCGGGATCCTCGTCGCGCCGGGCACCTTCTACGGTCCCGCGGGCGGCCGGCACGTCCGGATCGCGCTGACCGCGACCGACGAGCGCATCGAGGCCGCAGCCGAGCGGCTCCAGTAG
- the fdxA gene encoding ferredoxin, with the protein MTYVIAEPCVDVLDKACIDECPVDCIYEGDRMLYIHPDECVDCGACEPVCPVEAIYYEDDVPDEWAEYTKANVDFFDSLGSPGGASKVGKTSNDPQWIKDLPPQGE; encoded by the coding sequence GTGACGTACGTGATCGCCGAGCCCTGCGTCGACGTGCTCGACAAGGCGTGCATCGACGAGTGCCCTGTCGACTGCATCTACGAGGGCGACCGCATGCTCTACATCCACCCCGACGAGTGCGTGGACTGCGGCGCCTGCGAGCCGGTGTGCCCGGTCGAGGCGATCTACTACGAGGACGACGTGCCGGACGAGTGGGCCGAGTACACCAAGGCGAACGTCGACTTCTTCGACAGCCTGGGCTCGCCCGGGGGCGCCTCCAAGGTCGGCAAGACCAGCAACGATCCGCAGTGGATCAAGGACCTGCCTCCGCAGGGCGAATGA
- a CDS encoding GNAT family N-acetyltransferase codes for MDAFEELELRCADAWPAVTADKIGDWRLRAAGGFTGRANSALAVGDPGMPIATALREVCDFAHAHGIPPVVHAVVGSANERAIEAAGWVPNTGHVTGHRVSVLTGPLSTGTEGTEGTGGAGAAGAAAVLASPSAGWWELTVGRREPTAAERHVLTTGEVGYGVAEVTGVTAGAVRAAVAGDVLHIARLEVRPGHRRRGLGSALMAACGAWAARRGARRTVLQVAAGNHAALALYRRLGFTGHHEYRYWVPRPQACEDRSL; via the coding sequence GTGGACGCCTTCGAGGAGCTCGAGCTGCGCTGTGCCGACGCCTGGCCCGCGGTGACCGCGGACAAGATCGGTGACTGGCGGCTTCGCGCCGCGGGCGGGTTCACCGGCCGGGCCAACAGCGCGCTGGCGGTCGGCGACCCCGGGATGCCGATCGCGACCGCCCTGCGGGAGGTGTGTGACTTCGCCCACGCCCATGGCATCCCGCCGGTCGTGCACGCGGTTGTGGGCAGCGCGAACGAGCGTGCGATCGAGGCGGCGGGCTGGGTGCCGAACACCGGGCACGTGACCGGGCACCGGGTGTCGGTGCTCACCGGTCCGCTCAGCACGGGCACCGAGGGCACCGAGGGCACTGGGGGCGCTGGGGCCGCTGGGGCCGCCGCCGTGCTCGCGTCCCCGTCCGCCGGGTGGTGGGAGCTGACCGTCGGACGGCGCGAGCCGACCGCGGCCGAGCGTCACGTGCTGACCACCGGCGAAGTCGGGTACGGGGTCGCGGAAGTGACGGGCGTCACCGCGGGCGCGGTGAGGGCGGCCGTCGCCGGCGACGTCCTGCACATCGCCCGGCTCGAGGTCCGGCCCGGTCACCGCCGCCGTGGCCTCGGCTCGGCGCTGATGGCCGCGTGCGGGGCGTGGGCGGCACGCCGCGGCGCGCGGCGGACGGTGCTCCAGGTCGCGGCCGGCAACCACGCGGCGCTCGCGTTGTACCGGCGGCTCGGGTTCACCGGGCACCACGAGTACCGGTACTGGGTCCCCCGCCCCCAGGCGTGCGAGGATCGCTCGCTGTGA
- the cofD gene encoding 2-phospho-L-lactate transferase, translating into MKVVVVVGGVGGARFLLGVKAALGLPPIGPGESPHEITAVVNTGDDVWMHGLRISPDLDTCMYTLGGGIDTERGWGHQGETWVVKEELAAYGAEPTWFGLGDKDIATHLIRSRMLRAGYPLSAVTEALCDRWQPGVRLLPMTDDRVETHVVIDDPDDPGNRKAIHFQEWWVRYRAEPPAHSIVPVGVEEAKPAPGVLDAFAEADAVLFAPSNPVVSVGTVLAVPGVKEALRKTDAGVVGVSPIISGKPVRGMADACLTAIGVETSAEAVGIHYGSRQTSEDGLLDGWLVAEGETVHVPGVAVRAVPLLMSDVDATAAMAAAALELAGVDLD; encoded by the coding sequence GTGAAGGTTGTCGTAGTTGTCGGCGGGGTGGGCGGCGCCCGCTTCCTGCTCGGAGTCAAAGCCGCGCTGGGCCTGCCCCCGATCGGTCCCGGCGAGTCCCCGCACGAGATCACCGCGGTGGTGAACACCGGTGACGACGTGTGGATGCACGGTCTGCGCATCAGCCCGGACCTGGACACCTGCATGTACACGCTCGGCGGTGGCATCGACACGGAGCGTGGCTGGGGTCACCAGGGCGAGACCTGGGTGGTGAAGGAGGAGCTGGCGGCCTACGGCGCCGAGCCGACCTGGTTCGGCCTCGGCGACAAGGACATCGCCACCCACCTGATCCGCAGCCGCATGCTGCGCGCCGGCTACCCGTTGTCCGCCGTCACCGAGGCGCTGTGCGACCGGTGGCAGCCGGGCGTGCGGCTGCTGCCGATGACCGACGACCGGGTGGAGACCCACGTCGTCATCGACGACCCGGACGACCCCGGCAACCGCAAGGCGATCCACTTCCAGGAATGGTGGGTGCGCTACCGCGCGGAACCCCCGGCGCACTCGATCGTGCCGGTCGGTGTCGAGGAGGCCAAGCCGGCACCGGGCGTGCTGGACGCGTTCGCCGAGGCCGACGCGGTCCTGTTCGCACCGTCCAATCCGGTCGTCTCGGTCGGGACGGTGCTGGCCGTTCCCGGCGTCAAGGAGGCGCTGCGCAAGACCGACGCCGGCGTCGTCGGCGTGTCCCCGATCATCAGCGGCAAGCCGGTGCGGGGCATGGCCGACGCGTGCCTGACCGCGATCGGGGTGGAGACCTCGGCGGAGGCCGTCGGCATCCACTACGGATCGCGGCAGACCTCGGAGGACGGGCTGCTCGACGGCTGGCTCGTCGCGGAGGGCGAAACCGTGCACGTGCCGGGCGTCGCGGTGCGCGCCGTGCCACTGCTGATGTCCGATGTGGACGCCACCGCCGCCATGGCCGCGGCGGCACTGGAACTCGCGGGGGTCGACCTTGACTGA
- a CDS encoding coenzyme F420-0:L-glutamate ligase, producing MTDHSTRRLEILPVEGLPEFRPGDDLTGAIASAAPWLRSGDVVVVTSKVVSKIEGQLVRVPADPEARDAARRELVEREAVRVLARFNRTLITQNRIGIVQAASGVDASNVEGDEIALLPADPDASALALRNGLRERLGVEIAVVITDTMGRAWRVGQTDNAIGASGIRVLHSYEGEVDAQGNELQVTEIAVADEIAAAADLVKGKLTATPVAVVRGLELTDDGSTARKLVRPSEEDMFSLGTREAIAQGRREAVLVRRSVRSFTGEPVDPEAVRRAIGAGLTAPAPHHTRPVRFVWLRDRGLRTKLLEAMRAAWRADLSRDAFTEEQIAKRTARGDILFDAPEVVIPFLVPDGMHTYPDERRNACERTMFTVAGGAAVQGLLVALAAEDLGSCWIGSTIFAADVVREVLGLEPSWQPLGAVAIGHPDSPAEPREPRTDGLVEL from the coding sequence TTGACTGACCACTCCACCCGCCGGCTGGAGATCCTGCCGGTGGAAGGGCTGCCGGAGTTCCGTCCCGGTGACGACCTGACGGGCGCGATCGCGTCCGCCGCGCCGTGGCTGCGCTCCGGGGACGTCGTCGTGGTGACCAGCAAGGTCGTGTCCAAGATCGAGGGGCAGCTGGTGCGCGTGCCCGCCGACCCGGAGGCGCGCGACGCGGCCCGGCGCGAGCTGGTCGAGCGCGAGGCGGTGCGGGTGCTCGCGCGGTTCAACCGGACGCTGATCACGCAGAACCGCATCGGCATCGTCCAGGCCGCGTCCGGAGTGGACGCGTCCAATGTGGAGGGTGACGAGATCGCGCTGCTGCCTGCCGATCCGGACGCCTCCGCGCTGGCTCTGCGCAACGGGCTGCGCGAGCGGCTCGGCGTGGAGATCGCGGTGGTGATCACCGACACGATGGGCCGGGCGTGGCGGGTCGGGCAGACCGACAACGCCATCGGCGCCAGCGGCATCCGGGTGCTGCACTCCTACGAGGGCGAGGTCGACGCCCAGGGCAACGAGCTGCAGGTCACCGAGATCGCGGTGGCCGACGAGATCGCCGCGGCCGCGGACCTGGTGAAGGGCAAGCTGACCGCCACCCCGGTCGCGGTGGTACGCGGGCTGGAGCTGACCGACGACGGGTCCACCGCGCGGAAGCTGGTGCGGCCGTCCGAAGAGGACATGTTCTCGCTCGGCACGCGGGAGGCGATCGCGCAGGGCCGGCGCGAGGCGGTGCTGGTGCGCCGCTCGGTCCGCTCGTTCACCGGCGAGCCGGTCGACCCGGAGGCGGTGCGCCGCGCGATCGGCGCCGGGCTGACCGCGCCCGCGCCGCACCACACGCGGCCGGTGCGGTTCGTCTGGCTGCGCGACCGCGGGCTGCGCACGAAGCTGCTGGAGGCCATGCGCGCCGCATGGCGGGCCGACCTGTCCCGCGACGCGTTCACCGAGGAACAGATCGCGAAGCGGACCGCGCGCGGCGACATCCTGTTCGACGCGCCGGAGGTGGTGATCCCGTTCCTGGTGCCCGACGGCATGCACACGTACCCGGACGAGCGGCGCAACGCCTGTGAGCGGACGATGTTCACCGTCGCCGGGGGTGCCGCGGTGCAGGGGCTGCTCGTGGCGCTGGCGGCCGAGGACCTGGGATCCTGCTGGATCGGGTCGACGATCTTCGCCGCAGACGTGGTGCGCGAGGTGCTGGGGCTGGAGCCGTCGTGGCAGCCGCTCGGCGCGGTGGCCATCGGGCACCCGGATTCCCCCGCCGAACCGCGGGAGCCGAGGACGGACGGGCTGGTGGAACTGTGA
- a CDS encoding NUDIX hydrolase: MSLHADAVATLTKWPAGTTGQEALRHAFLGFLAAREDACRRACAAGHITASAVVLDQSRTHVLLTLHPRVGRWVQLGGHCEESDASLSAAALREATEESGMSGLTISAEPVHLDVHPVTCSLGVPTRHFDVRYVVTAPDGAEPVRSAESDDLRWWPLTALPPGSEADLTELVAAACA; encoded by the coding sequence GTGAGCCTGCACGCGGACGCCGTGGCGACGCTGACGAAGTGGCCGGCGGGCACCACCGGGCAGGAGGCGCTGCGGCACGCGTTCCTCGGTTTCCTCGCCGCGCGGGAGGACGCGTGCCGCCGGGCGTGCGCGGCCGGGCACATCACGGCGTCGGCGGTGGTGCTCGACCAGTCGCGGACGCACGTGCTGCTGACTCTGCACCCGCGCGTCGGGCGGTGGGTGCAGCTGGGCGGGCACTGCGAGGAATCGGATGCGTCGCTGTCGGCGGCCGCTCTGCGCGAGGCGACGGAGGAATCCGGGATGAGCGGGCTGACCATCTCCGCGGAGCCCGTGCACCTCGACGTGCACCCGGTGACGTGCTCGCTCGGCGTGCCGACGCGGCATTTCGACGTGCGGTACGTGGTCACCGCACCGGACGGTGCGGAACCGGTGCGCAGCGCGGAGTCGGACGACCTGCGCTGGTGGCCGCTGACCGCGCTGCCGCCCGGGTCGGAGGCGGACCTGACGGAGCTGGTCGCGGCGGCGTGCGCATGA
- a CDS encoding GntR family transcriptional regulator, producing the protein MIVPVDPSSGVPPFEQVRSGLARRINDGTLAVGTKLPTVRGLAEELGIAPNTIARAYRELEEAGLIETRGRAGSFVAAAGDESRARAREAAESYAAVTRALGLSPDEALKIARAALNHTR; encoded by the coding sequence ATGATCGTGCCGGTCGACCCGTCGTCCGGGGTGCCGCCGTTCGAGCAGGTCCGGTCCGGACTGGCGCGGCGGATCAACGACGGGACGCTGGCGGTGGGCACGAAGCTGCCGACGGTGCGGGGGCTGGCCGAGGAACTGGGCATCGCGCCGAACACGATCGCGCGCGCGTACCGGGAGCTGGAGGAGGCGGGCCTGATCGAGACCCGCGGCCGGGCCGGTTCCTTCGTGGCCGCCGCCGGGGACGAGTCACGCGCCCGCGCCCGCGAAGCGGCGGAGAGCTACGCCGCCGTGACCCGCGCGCTCGGCCTGTCCCCGGACGAAGCGCTGAAGATCGCCCGCGCTGCGCTGAACCACACCCGCTGA
- a CDS encoding DNA-3-methyladenine glycosylase family protein translates to MRYRPPFPLDLDAVLRPHRRGKGDPCLRADEAGTTWLTGNTPDGPGTLALRRHADGEIEAAAWGPGADRLLDGVPALVGAGDDDSGFVSHHDRIAQVRRRMPGLRLGASGRVWDALLPAVLEQKVTGYEARRSWRELCRWFGEPAPGPAPAGMRVPPTPGAVLSIPDWTWHRAGVDLARRKALVFAAQVAHRLERAATLRGAEGRAWLRKVPGIGVWTAAEVAQRAWGDPDAVSFGDFHIPAVVGYALLGEPLDDEGMAEVLAPYAPQRQRAVRYLEAAGFSRPRFGPRFSPRDYRAI, encoded by the coding sequence ATGCGGTACCGCCCGCCGTTCCCCCTCGATCTCGATGCGGTCCTCCGGCCGCACCGGCGGGGCAAGGGCGACCCGTGCCTGCGCGCGGACGAGGCGGGCACGACGTGGCTGACCGGCAACACACCGGACGGTCCCGGCACGCTGGCGCTGCGCCGGCACGCGGACGGCGAGATCGAGGCCGCGGCCTGGGGACCGGGAGCGGACCGGCTGCTCGACGGCGTGCCGGCGCTGGTCGGCGCCGGGGACGACGACAGCGGGTTCGTCTCGCACCACGACCGGATCGCGCAGGTGCGGCGCCGGATGCCGGGGCTGCGCCTGGGGGCGAGCGGCCGGGTGTGGGACGCGTTGCTGCCCGCGGTGCTGGAGCAGAAGGTCACCGGCTACGAGGCGCGCCGGTCGTGGCGGGAGCTGTGCCGCTGGTTCGGCGAGCCCGCGCCCGGCCCCGCCCCGGCGGGCATGCGGGTGCCGCCGACCCCGGGGGCGGTCCTGTCCATTCCGGACTGGACCTGGCATCGCGCCGGGGTGGACCTGGCGCGGCGCAAGGCGCTGGTCTTCGCCGCGCAGGTGGCGCACCGGCTGGAGCGTGCCGCGACGCTGCGGGGCGCGGAGGGCCGGGCGTGGCTGCGCAAGGTGCCGGGCATCGGGGTGTGGACCGCGGCCGAGGTAGCGCAGCGCGCGTGGGGCGACCCGGACGCGGTCAGCTTCGGCGACTTCCACATCCCGGCGGTGGTCGGCTACGCGCTGCTCGGTGAGCCGCTGGACGACGAGGGCATGGCCGAAGTCCTGGCGCCCTACGCGCCGCAGCGTCAGCGCGCCGTGCGGTACCTGGAGGCGGCGGGCTTCTCCCGCCCGCGCTTCGGGCCGCGGTTCTCGCCGCGGGACTACCGCGCGATCTGA
- a CDS encoding sugar phosphate nucleotidyltransferase, translated as MTSELDVDAVVLVGGKGTRLRPLTLSAPKPMLPTAGVPFLTHLLSRVRAAGIRHVVLGTSYRAEVFEEHFGDGAALGLELEYVVEDEPLDTGGAIRNVADHLRADHAVIFNGDILSGADLRALVQTHLDTDADVTLHLQRVEDPSRFGSVPTDAEGRVTAFLEKTPNPPTDQINAGCYVFRRPVLESIPAGRRVSVERETFPGLLADGAHLHGFVDASYWLDVGTPEAFLRGSADLVRGFAPTSALPGPTGEALVLKGANVAADAAVTGGSTVGSGAQVASGARIAGSVLFDRVSVAENAVVENSVLGVGARVGKGAVLKGVVIGDGAVVGAGCELLDGARVWPDVTLPDGSIRFSSDA; from the coding sequence GTGACATCGGAACTTGATGTCGATGCCGTTGTGCTCGTGGGCGGCAAGGGGACGCGCCTGCGGCCGTTGACCCTGTCCGCTCCGAAACCGATGCTGCCCACCGCGGGCGTGCCGTTCCTGACCCACCTGTTGTCGCGCGTTCGCGCGGCCGGGATCCGGCACGTGGTGCTCGGCACGTCCTACCGCGCCGAGGTGTTCGAGGAGCACTTCGGCGACGGCGCCGCGCTGGGGCTGGAGCTGGAGTACGTGGTCGAGGACGAGCCGCTGGACACCGGCGGCGCGATCCGCAACGTCGCGGACCACCTGCGCGCCGACCACGCGGTGATCTTCAACGGCGACATCCTCTCCGGGGCCGACCTGCGGGCACTGGTCCAGACCCATCTCGACACGGACGCCGACGTGACCCTCCACCTCCAGCGCGTCGAGGACCCGAGCCGGTTCGGCTCGGTGCCCACCGACGCGGAGGGCCGGGTCACCGCGTTCCTGGAGAAGACCCCGAACCCGCCGACCGATCAGATCAACGCCGGCTGCTACGTCTTCCGGCGCCCGGTGCTGGAGTCGATCCCGGCCGGCCGTCGCGTGTCGGTCGAGCGCGAGACGTTCCCGGGCCTGCTGGCGGACGGCGCGCACCTGCACGGGTTCGTCGACGCCTCCTACTGGCTGGACGTGGGCACGCCCGAGGCGTTCCTGCGCGGCAGCGCGGACCTGGTGCGCGGGTTCGCGCCGACCTCGGCGCTGCCCGGTCCGACGGGCGAGGCCCTGGTTCTGAAGGGTGCGAACGTCGCGGCGGATGCGGCCGTCACCGGCGGGTCGACGGTCGGCAGCGGGGCGCAGGTGGCCTCCGGCGCGCGGATCGCCGGGTCGGTGCTGTTCGACCGGGTGTCCGTGGCGGAGAATGCGGTGGTGGAGAACTCCGTGCTCGGGGTGGGTGCGCGCGTCGGCAAGGGCGCGGTGCTCAAGGGCGTCGTCATCGGGGACGGCGCGGTCGTCGGCGCCGGGTGCGAGCTGCTCGACGGCGCCCGCGTGTGGCCGGACGTGACTCTGCCCGACGGTTCGATCCGGTTCTCCAGCGACGCCTGA
- a CDS encoding glycosyltransferase family 2 protein, whose product MAPVTEPSRYGDGVAVVVVTYFPGEDLDRFLDSLEKATTRDVHVVVADNDSTDDALDRAEQRTNTHVLRIGQNLGYGGGANRGVATLDDRYGWIVIANPDLEWEPGSLDILLDAARRWPRGGAFGPLIRDPDGTVYPSARLLPSFGRGIGHAVFGKVWPANPWTRAYRQERGAPVERTSGWLSGSCQLIRREAWDSVRGFDTRYFMYFEDVDLGDRIGRAGWHNVYVPSAAVTHIGGKATSRAPKKMLAAHHESAYRYLADRHRGLAWKPVLAAVRLGLKLRLKFETRGA is encoded by the coding sequence GGGGTCGCCGTGGTTGTCGTGACGTACTTCCCCGGTGAGGACCTCGACCGCTTCCTCGACAGCCTGGAGAAGGCGACCACCCGCGACGTGCACGTGGTGGTCGCCGACAACGACTCGACCGACGACGCCCTGGACCGGGCCGAGCAGCGGACCAACACGCACGTCCTGCGCATCGGCCAGAACCTCGGCTACGGTGGCGGCGCCAATCGCGGGGTGGCCACGCTGGACGACCGCTACGGCTGGATCGTCATCGCCAACCCGGACCTGGAATGGGAACCCGGCTCGCTCGACATCCTCCTCGACGCGGCGCGGCGCTGGCCGCGCGGTGGCGCGTTCGGGCCGCTCATCCGCGACCCGGACGGCACCGTCTACCCGAGCGCCCGGCTGCTGCCGTCTTTCGGCCGCGGCATCGGTCACGCGGTGTTCGGCAAGGTGTGGCCCGCCAACCCGTGGACCCGCGCCTACCGGCAGGAACGCGGCGCGCCGGTGGAACGCACGTCCGGCTGGTTGTCCGGCTCGTGCCAGCTGATCCGGCGGGAGGCGTGGGACTCGGTCCGCGGTTTCGACACCCGCTACTTCATGTACTTCGAGGACGTCGACCTCGGCGACCGCATCGGCCGCGCCGGCTGGCACAACGTGTACGTGCCCTCGGCGGCGGTGACGCACATCGGCGGGAAGGCCACGTCCCGCGCGCCGAAGAAGATGCTCGCCGCGCACCACGAAAGCGCTTACCGGTACCTCGCGGACCGGCACCGGGGCCTGGCCTGGAAACCGGTGCTGGCCGCGGTGCGGCTCGGCCTGAAGCTGCGCCTGAAGTTCGAGACCCGCGGCGCCTAG